TTAACTTACGCATATCAGACCTGaaatcagtgaaatcaatggatttacaGTGGCATAAAACAGAAGTACCAGCAGTAACTTGGGCCCATGGTATTTCATTATCTATGAAGTATTATATGAACTTGTTATTAAAGACAGTATcatgacacatacacacacaagggGTAGTTAATGCTGCATGTTCACCTTTAATGTTTGCATATGCTGATCTTGTACCGTGCAATATTAACTTTGCAGTACCTCAAGGGAAAAATCCTGTTGTCCTTATCTATTTTTTCTCTCCACTTGGTTTAAAATCCTTCAGTGGGACTTTACTTGCATAAAGCAAGGAAAGAATGAAAACGGAGTGAAGCTATTATGAGCTTGCCCCAtagtttttgcattttaaaaaaaacattaagatACATACAAGTACATATTAGACTCACGAACCCACATGTGCATATGCTGGAAAAGTGTTGAAGTCACACCTTATGCCTTTTCATTGATATTCTAAAGTATTCTTTCAACTATTGCAATCTTTATCAGTTATGAAATTTTCAAGGCTTTATTTAAAACCTTGTAGTCTAatggaaagaaaatgtttctttcaATGGATTTTCATTTTATGAACATTCTGATAAGTTATCGTACCTGTTATAGGTGGATACACAGAAAATCTTTGCAGCTCCATACTCCTCAAACACTTATTTACATTTCAAATTAGGCCCCCATTgtgaatgtaaaataaatataattttgtttgtaattttCTTACCTGTCTCGACTTCTACgagaagggaaagcagcattacAGCCCTCAACTGTGCAAATATGCATTTCTTTCAGATGTACATTTTTATAATGCATTTTTACACTGTAAGGGTTTTTAAAGGTCTTCTTACAGATGTCACAATGAAAGCGGCTTTCTGCCTTCTGAATCCCTAGTGCATGTTGACTGATATGATCCATATCTTTAGGGTCTTCTAAACAAGGAATGGCAGCACCCTTGTTTGACAAAGCACTGAAAAGGCCCCCAGTTAGCAAGTGGTGGTGCAATTCAGTGCAATCGTTATTAGGAATCCGGTGCTTTGACTGCTCTTTAATATAAAGAGAGGATGTAGTCACTGGTTTTATAACATCACTGTGGTGTTGTTCTGGATCTTCATACATGATTTCACGAGAAGCTATTTTTAATGGTTGGTTGTCTTCTGGCATAACCTCTCTCTTAGAGTAATCTAATTCATTCTCAGAGGTTTCCTTGATGTATGTGTTATTTGGCTCAATgacagaatcaaaatattttggaccCTCTACCCCAGAGAGAGATTTCCATGAATTACCTGAAATGGGGTGCTTTTCCACCCTGTCGCTCATCTGCTTTTCAATCCTATGCTCACAGGTCTCCAGCTCTCCATCGCTTACCACCTGCAGAGGTGTATCATCTTCCGAGCTGGCAAGGTTGCTGTTTTCATTAGCTGTCTCAACAGCTTCTTTCTCTATTTTGATGGGCATGCTCGATTTACGAGATTTTTTCTTGGGTAGTGCATCAAATTGCAATCCGTTAGCAACCAGCTGCTCAGGTATTGATGAAGAAATGAGAGGTAGAGAAGGGAGTATGCCTGGGGTATTAGCAAGCTCAGCTGGTGTGACTGGACTGCGATAAAAAGGAAGAACTGGCTGAACAGTCTTTAAGTTTGGAAAGAGAACACCATTCTGTCCAATACTGGGAAAACTGGATTGCACCTTTGAATCTGTGCAAGAGCTGACATAGTTGGTAATAGGTCTACTATCTGGGGTTAAAATGGTAAAGTCCGTCCTTTTAGTTTCTTCAGGTCCAGAGATAGTCAAACTGTTCCTCAGGTCTTTATCTCTGTTGTTTCTGTTCATTGGCATATGGAGTCTTGGGTTGGGGTTTGCGCTATGGCGATTTCGACTTCGCAAAGAACTAAACACCATATTGCAGCCTTCAATTGTGCATTTGTGTTTGATCTTCAGATGAACAGCATTATAGTGGATCTTCAGAGTTCCTTTGTCATAAAATGTCTTTTCACAGGCCGTGCAGAAAACGCGCCCTTTTCTTGGCCCAATgccatttttttcagatttcattttattttctggagATAACTGCGTCCTTTCAAGCTTTGTTACTGTATGATGTGAGCTAGAATCACTTAAAGGGGCATCATCCTCTGTTTTAGTAGTGACATCTGGGCTGTTTATGCTCCTCTCATTTTCAACTTGAAATGAAGTAGAACTGGAAGTCAAGAAGCTGCTTTCAGAAAATGGTATCGGAACATCTTGTTTAGTTTCATTACTGTGGTCTTGACCTTGCTCAAGCAAATGTCTTTCAGGTGGTGAACCTATCAAAGGTGGAGGCACTGGACTGAAAAACTGAAAAGGCAGCATGAAAGCCATATTATTTACAATGTTCTCAAAGTGATGAATGTTGGCGGGGCTCATTTTGTCCATGGAAGAAGAAAGACTAGAACTTCTCTGATTGCAACTTTCTATAAATGCCCTAATATCCAAATTAGTCGTTGTTGTAGGTATTATAATTGACTGACCTTCTTTCTCTTGAATTGCCATTAGCTCTACAATAGATTTAGTCTCTCCAAAGCGAAGAAACTGCTGCAAAGTAGCCAGTTCTTCTTCATTAGTCATTATGCTCCAGTGATCCAGCACCTTTCCTGAAGCATCCTAAAACAGAACATATTTAAAAGAGTGATATGTTCATTTAAACATATTTCAGAATCCCCTTTTTCAGAAATCCTTCTCCAGCAAGTCTGTAAAATTACTCTACTTACAGACAGTTTGATGGCAATTTTGTGATATTGTCTTTTGAGTTTCAACACGGTGGTGATCTTATTTCTTTCTGAACTAATAGTAATACTGTCTAACAAGCTATTTTgtaaatttttttcacaaaaattaaGACACGTATAATCTGAACAGTTAGCAACATGTAAGTACAAAGAGCAGAGATGGAGCAATCAGACCAATATTTAGCTCCACATTTAAGTCAAGTATTCTTTCACTGCAAGTTTAATAATCTTCCAAGTAACTAAGATCAGAGAACAAATGAACCTGTATTCATCTATCGCCAGTGTTCACAGAGCATAGCTGTAATTACACTAGAGTGTTGGAGTTCTTTCAAACTCTAGCTATGCCTAACTTTTCCCAATAActacaataaatattttatcaCAGAACATGTATTTGATGGCCTACTGAGATTTTTCACAGTGCATGTAAGAGTTTCTAAGATGATGAACGTAACATCATAAATTTTTTATCTGATAGAGGTTCAAGGTAATTGATTCCATATTTTTAATCCTAACACTAAAAAGCAAGATTATCAAGACCATTAAACATTGATTTGTGTCATAATATAAGATCATAATGCTACTTTACATAAAAGGTAATTTCCAGCTAGTAGCATCTGTGTAAGCACAGGGGGCCAGATTCATCTTTAGTGTagctccgctgaagtcagtggagttacattggAGATGAATATAGGCCATAATGTTTAAATGTTGACAGGTTAACTTGTAAATGTATTATCCCACcatacaaaaacaaaataaaattgttaAACAAGACTTTGGGTCAATTCCTGAGGCCTTTACTTAGACAGACTGCTATTGACTTCTTTCCCCTTAGGCTGGTCAATGTCAGTAGATATTTATCTGagtaaaaactaaataaaaactgAGTCAGGCCCACATAATTTGTACAAGTGTATAGCTGACTTTAAGTCATCTCATGCGATCAACTTTTTAAGCAGAATTCTTCactgaattcaattaaaaatagaTGGCTCAATGTGATCCATGGATACCAAGATTCAACtgaaagacattttaaattattactTTGGTCAACTATTTTTTCGGTATTGACTAGGCTTTCACTACAATACCTGTAGCACATATCCACGTATATAATCCTGCAGTGTCCAATCCAGTGCATGGAGAATCTGTATCACCTCTTCTTGCTTCAGGACACTGAAGAGACGATCTAGCAGGATTTTAAGGCGGACAG
The Lepidochelys kempii isolate rLepKem1 chromosome 10, rLepKem1.hap2, whole genome shotgun sequence DNA segment above includes these coding regions:
- the BNC1 gene encoding zinc finger protein basonuclin-1 yields the protein MEAAIRCTLVNCSCLCFKPGKINQRQCDQCRHGWVVHALSKLRIPNLYPTSQVEIVQSNVVFDISSLMLYGTQAIPVRLKILLDRLFSVLKQEEVIQILHALDWTLQDYIRGYVLQDASGKVLDHWSIMTNEEELATLQQFLRFGETKSIVELMAIQEKEGQSIIIPTTTTNLDIRAFIESCNQRSSSLSSSMDKMSPANIHHFENIVNNMAFMLPFQFFSPVPPPLIGSPPERHLLEQGQDHSNETKQDVPIPFSESSFLTSSSTSFQVENERSINSPDVTTKTEDDAPLSDSSSHHTVTKLERTQLSPENKMKSEKNGIGPRKGRVFCTACEKTFYDKGTLKIHYNAVHLKIKHKCTIEGCNMVFSSLRSRNRHSANPNPRLHMPMNRNNRDKDLRNSLTISGPEETKRTDFTILTPDSRPITNYVSSCTDSKVQSSFPSIGQNGVLFPNLKTVQPVLPFYRSPVTPAELANTPGILPSLPLISSSIPEQLVANGLQFDALPKKKSRKSSMPIKIEKEAVETANENSNLASSEDDTPLQVVSDGELETCEHRIEKQMSDRVEKHPISGNSWKSLSGVEGPKYFDSVIEPNNTYIKETSENELDYSKREVMPEDNQPLKIASREIMYEDPEQHHSDVIKPVTTSSLYIKEQSKHRIPNNDCTELHHHLLTGGLFSALSNKGAAIPCLEDPKDMDHISQHALGIQKAESRFHCDICKKTFKNPYSVKMHYKNVHLKEMHICTVEGCNAAFPSRRSRDRHSSNLNLHHKLLTKDTLEFKDNYFNATYLLKDMAKEVCQDVSLKQHVGQTSVIFKGMNRTGSLVFPLSKIREPCSENFGYDPVNDGAVLDLSTTSSIKSESSARSSWDSDGGSEECIMPLDDSDESCEGPSLIPNEELYPGCTVIEKANQSFTNLPSSLPITCHICQKNYSNKGTFRAHYKTVHLRQLHKCKVPGCNTMFSSVRSRNRHSQNPNLHRSLTRSPNSLQ